Proteins found in one Aneurinibacillus uraniidurans genomic segment:
- a CDS encoding YbjQ family protein, whose product MIVTTTPTLQGKEIEEYISIVAGEAIMGTNVVRDFMAGITDIIGGRSGTYENKLAEGREIAIREMIDKARSLGANAVVGVDLDFETLREGMMMCIATGTAVKVR is encoded by the coding sequence ATGATCGTTACAACGACACCAACATTGCAAGGAAAAGAAATCGAAGAATATATTTCAATTGTAGCGGGAGAGGCTATTATGGGCACGAATGTAGTGCGTGATTTCATGGCAGGCATTACTGATATTATTGGGGGACGCAGCGGCACTTACGAAAACAAGCTCGCGGAAGGCCGGGAGATCGCGATTAGAGAAATGATTGATAAAGCACGTTCGCTAGGTGCCAACGCAGTTGTTGGTGTTGATCTAGATTTTGAAACGCTTCGAGAAGGTATGATGATGTGTATCGCTACAGGAACAGCAGTGAAAGTTCGGTAA
- a CDS encoding YkuS family protein — MAKIAVEQSLTAVKQELQNRGHQVVDLKNESDAKNCDCCVISGADNNVMGMQNVVTQGSVIDASGLTAEEVCQQVDNSFQA, encoded by the coding sequence ATGGCGAAAATTGCAGTGGAACAATCATTGACAGCAGTGAAGCAAGAACTTCAGAATCGTGGTCATCAAGTTGTTGACCTGAAAAATGAGTCAGATGCAAAAAATTGCGATTGCTGCGTGATTTCAGGTGCGGATAATAATGTGATGGGAATGCAAAATGTAGTGACACAAGGATCTGTAATCGATGCAAGCGGCCTCACAGCTGAGGAGGTTTGCCAGCAGGTAGATAACAGCTTCCAAGCATAA
- a CDS encoding recombinase family protein: protein MIGIYARVSTEEQVKSGFGLESQIRECRKKAGTTECKEYVDEGISGEFLDRPALSRLRQDARDGLITKIVCLDPDRLSRKLMNQLLITEEFDRRGVELVFVNGEYARTPEGQLFYSMRGAVAEFEKAKINERMSRGRREKARQGKVLRDFQVYGYNYDKETGQMVINKEEAAAVRLIFKLFTKPGEVQGMNGIALYLTKEGIPTKKGKGVWHRQVVRQILMNQAYVGEFYQNRWNTEGMLGNKHKDPDERVQMKERPREEWIHVPCPPIIDHEQFEYTQELLQDSRRRWAKKSLNQYLLSGVLRCADCGNTLTGRKAKNWGKYVYEYSDIKNTAGAKIRGCGRRVKVEELDHEVWETIRTWLEHPDEVAAAAEVEGEEHEEIPFEQVEIGRLEKEIEKVKTGRKRLLSLFAVGMDIGEEEIREEIRALKEKEEAAMKQLEELKIRFKEVKEAGFNQNLLSEAAEYYLTRRHDELTFEDKQQLIRQMVREIIVYEDHIEIFTY, encoded by the coding sequence GTGATCGGTATCTATGCGAGGGTAAGTACAGAAGAACAGGTGAAGAGTGGCTTCGGTCTGGAGAGTCAGATCAGGGAGTGTCGGAAGAAGGCCGGGACCACTGAATGCAAAGAGTATGTAGATGAAGGAATTTCTGGAGAGTTTCTAGATCGGCCAGCATTATCACGCCTACGCCAAGATGCTCGTGATGGGCTTATTACTAAGATTGTTTGCCTTGATCCGGACCGGTTATCACGTAAGCTTATGAATCAGCTGCTGATCACAGAGGAGTTTGATCGTCGAGGGGTGGAACTTGTTTTCGTAAATGGTGAATATGCACGCACACCTGAAGGGCAACTTTTTTACAGCATGCGTGGTGCGGTTGCAGAGTTTGAAAAAGCCAAGATCAATGAGCGAATGAGTCGAGGACGCAGGGAGAAAGCGCGTCAGGGGAAAGTACTGCGTGACTTTCAGGTGTATGGTTACAACTATGATAAAGAGACCGGACAGATGGTTATTAATAAAGAAGAAGCAGCTGCTGTTCGTCTTATTTTTAAGTTGTTTACAAAGCCAGGAGAGGTACAGGGGATGAACGGGATTGCTCTGTACCTTACCAAAGAAGGGATACCTACTAAAAAAGGAAAGGGTGTATGGCATCGTCAAGTAGTGCGCCAAATCCTAATGAATCAGGCTTATGTTGGTGAGTTCTATCAGAACCGCTGGAATACAGAGGGGATGCTCGGGAACAAGCATAAAGATCCAGATGAGCGTGTGCAGATGAAAGAACGTCCGAGAGAGGAATGGATTCATGTTCCTTGCCCACCTATTATCGATCATGAACAATTTGAATATACGCAGGAACTGCTACAGGATTCGCGTCGTCGCTGGGCTAAAAAAAGTTTAAATCAATATTTATTGAGCGGGGTGCTTCGCTGCGCAGATTGTGGAAATACCTTAACCGGCAGAAAAGCAAAGAACTGGGGCAAATATGTATACGAGTATAGTGACATAAAGAATACTGCTGGAGCTAAGATTAGAGGATGTGGCAGAAGAGTAAAAGTTGAAGAGCTGGATCATGAGGTGTGGGAAACAATTCGTACCTGGTTAGAGCATCCAGATGAAGTGGCAGCGGCGGCGGAAGTCGAAGGTGAAGAGCACGAAGAAATTCCATTTGAACAGGTAGAGATTGGACGGCTAGAAAAAGAGATAGAAAAAGTGAAGACGGGACGTAAGAGACTGCTTTCCCTTTTTGCTGTTGGTATGGATATAGGTGAAGAAGAGATTCGGGAAGAAATACGGGCTTTGAAGGAGAAGGAAGAAGCAGCTATGAAACAACTGGAAGAGCTGAAGATAAGGTTCAAAGAAGTAAAGGAAGCCGGGTTTAATCAGAACCTATTGAGTGAGGCAGCTGAATACTATTTGACCAGGAGGCATGATGAGCTAACGTTTGAAGATAAGCAGCAGCTGATTCGCCAGATGGTGCGCGAGATTATCGTGTATGAGGACCACATCGAGATCTTTACATACTAG
- a CDS encoding dienelactone hydrolase family protein encodes MFSIQKDSDTAIIVVHEIYGINKHMEFICQSLSEYDFDVLCPNLLERELPFDYSNEENAYSNFMKNVGFTNALVTIKNLLMDIKDEYKKIFVVGFSVGATVAWQCSEEQLVDGIIGYYGSRIRNYMEISPQCPVLLFFPQEEKSFNVDELVLALDNKNKVEVHKLNGKHGFSDPFSLKYNKESAKKSFNQMLVFLQRHLVILG; translated from the coding sequence ATGTTTAGCATACAAAAAGATTCTGATACTGCAATTATCGTTGTTCACGAGATTTATGGAATCAATAAACACATGGAATTTATTTGTCAATCATTATCTGAATATGACTTTGATGTTTTGTGTCCGAATTTATTAGAACGAGAACTGCCTTTTGATTATTCTAATGAGGAAAATGCTTACTCTAATTTTATGAAGAACGTTGGTTTTACAAATGCTTTGGTCACAATAAAAAATTTATTAATGGATATTAAAGACGAATATAAAAAAATATTTGTCGTTGGATTCAGTGTAGGAGCAACTGTTGCTTGGCAGTGTAGTGAAGAACAGCTTGTTGATGGAATAATCGGGTATTATGGTTCTCGTATCAGAAATTATATGGAAATATCACCTCAATGTCCTGTATTGTTGTTTTTTCCGCAGGAAGAAAAGTCTTTTAATGTTGATGAGTTGGTTTTGGCTTTAGATAATAAGAATAAAGTCGAGGTTCATAAATTAAATGGAAAACACGGATTTAGTGATCCATTCTCCCTAAAGTATAACAAAGAATCAGCTAAAAAATCGTTTAACCAAATGTTGGTTTTTCTTCAGAGACATTTAGTCATATTGGGCTAA
- a CDS encoding PIG-L deacetylase family protein — protein sequence MSHILAVFPHPDDESFTCGGTLAKYAEQGIPVTLVCATNGESGIRMGDPPFTTKKELPSVRKQELQKACEILGVSECIFLHLPDKGIEKIEPELLTKVLIRIICTVKPSVMITCGPQGEFAYHPDHRSLGRCVTHAFCLSGNPEVIEKGYNPHKVSKLYYPVLSREYRQPEKVGAVLAQMTKIDITATWCKKVNALKAHLTQFQQEAWLWNEEAVKRKLPDWEGFIQYHKPYHNEENDFF from the coding sequence ATGTCTCATATTCTTGCTGTTTTCCCCCATCCAGATGATGAATCATTTACATGCGGAGGTACACTAGCGAAGTATGCAGAGCAGGGGATTCCTGTCACTCTAGTTTGTGCAACAAATGGAGAATCAGGTATTCGGATGGGGGATCCTCCTTTTACAACAAAGAAAGAACTTCCAAGTGTAAGGAAACAGGAATTGCAAAAAGCATGCGAAATATTAGGTGTATCTGAATGTATTTTTCTCCATCTACCCGACAAGGGGATTGAAAAAATAGAACCCGAACTCCTTACGAAAGTGTTGATTAGAATTATTTGTACAGTTAAGCCCAGTGTTATGATTACATGTGGACCCCAAGGAGAATTTGCTTATCATCCGGATCATCGCTCGCTTGGGCGATGTGTAACACATGCTTTTTGTTTATCAGGCAATCCTGAAGTAATTGAAAAAGGATATAATCCGCATAAAGTGAGCAAGCTCTATTATCCAGTGCTAAGTCGGGAGTACCGCCAGCCAGAAAAGGTAGGGGCTGTCCTAGCTCAGATGACAAAGATCGATATTACAGCGACATGGTGCAAAAAAGTGAATGCGTTAAAAGCACATTTAACACAATTTCAACAAGAAGCATGGCTCTGGAATGAAGAAGCGGTAAAAAGAAAATTACCTGACTGGGAAGGTTTCATTCAATACCACAAGCCTTATCATAATGAGGAAAATGATTTTTTCTAG